One window of the Leucobacter komagatae genome contains the following:
- a CDS encoding DUF2637 domain-containing protein, protein MNMRRERRGGRLAVVTAVAGTVLIACGAFWLSFTALADLARRSGIEEGQAWAWPLIVDGIIVVATVAVVALAGTRTAWYPWMLLICGAGLSVTANSIHAIVVKGADVPAVLAASVAAVPPLVLLAITHLTVILTRHQPEHDPEMAGEEAAELHAEAPEVPGGPVPVASLEPTLLAPVLAAAPTTDAVRGPDEGDPPMPEQGRGGWSRREVAEVLRAGGWSNKKIARYLDVHPSTVGRWLPHASTTPEAEVDAEQPVPAAPTADAAAAPAADDPRDEEDPS, encoded by the coding sequence ATGAACATGAGGAGGGAGCGCCGGGGTGGCCGGCTCGCGGTGGTGACGGCGGTGGCGGGGACGGTGCTGATCGCGTGCGGGGCGTTCTGGCTCTCCTTCACTGCGCTTGCCGATCTTGCCCGCCGTTCCGGGATCGAGGAGGGGCAGGCGTGGGCGTGGCCGCTGATCGTGGACGGCATCATCGTCGTCGCAACTGTCGCTGTCGTCGCCCTCGCGGGCACTCGCACCGCCTGGTATCCGTGGATGCTGTTGATCTGCGGGGCCGGGTTGTCGGTGACGGCGAACTCGATTCATGCGATCGTCGTCAAAGGTGCCGACGTGCCTGCGGTGCTCGCGGCGTCGGTTGCGGCGGTGCCGCCGCTGGTGCTGCTCGCGATCACGCACCTCACCGTGATCCTCACCCGCCACCAGCCCGAACACGACCCCGAGATGGCTGGCGAGGAAGCCGCGGAACTGCACGCCGAGGCCCCGGAAGTGCCGGGCGGGCCGGTGCCGGTCGCGTCGCTGGAACCGACGCTCCTTGCGCCGGTTCTCGCTGCGGCGCCGACGACCGATGCGGTACGCGGCCCTGATGAGGGCGATCCGCCTATGCCTGAACAGGGGCGGGGTGGGTGGTCGCGGCGTGAGGTGGCGGAGGTGCTGCGGGCGGGCGGCTGGTCGAACAAGAAGATCGCCCGCTACCTCGACGTGCACCCCTCGACCGTCGGCCGCTGGCTCCCGCACGCCAGCACCACGCCAGAAGCCGAGGTCGACGCTGAGCAGCCGGTGCCCGCTGCGCCGACGGCCGATGCAGCAGCCGCACCAGCTGCAGACGACCCCAGAGACGAGGAGGACCCCTCATGA
- a CDS encoding bifunctional DNA primase/polymerase, with amino-acid sequence MDAEQLLVPVARMSLPEAARHYISLGVPVFPCVPGEKRPLVAHGFKDASTDPARVEAWWRRWPEANIGIPTGPISGIEVVDVDVKGDPLRGPASWQHATEAGLLDGWAAQVVTPSGGLHAYYPAAAIEQRSWASGAAQLDFRGTAGYIVAPPSRTIIDGEVVAYRLLDLAAGEVHPVDAGALREFLDPKPVRLSWPQAPLRGTLEERTRRIAGWLAGQGTGERNVGLYWASCRLAENGATLAEAFQALGPVAEGIGLPPREIERTIRSAYRTPNSTPSASANSASRSVAQHARAGRGRVLA; translated from the coding sequence ATGGACGCCGAACAGCTCCTCGTCCCGGTCGCCCGCATGAGTCTCCCGGAGGCCGCCCGTCACTATATCTCGTTGGGGGTGCCGGTGTTTCCGTGCGTGCCGGGTGAGAAGCGGCCGCTCGTCGCGCACGGCTTCAAGGACGCCAGCACCGATCCCGCGCGGGTCGAGGCGTGGTGGCGGCGGTGGCCGGAAGCGAACATCGGCATCCCGACCGGCCCCATCTCGGGGATCGAGGTCGTCGATGTCGACGTGAAGGGCGATCCGCTGCGCGGGCCCGCTTCTTGGCAGCACGCCACCGAGGCCGGTCTGCTCGATGGGTGGGCGGCGCAGGTCGTCACCCCATCGGGCGGGCTGCACGCCTACTACCCAGCAGCCGCCATCGAGCAGCGGTCGTGGGCGTCGGGGGCGGCGCAGCTCGACTTCCGCGGCACCGCCGGCTACATCGTCGCCCCGCCCTCGAGAACGATCATCGACGGCGAGGTGGTCGCGTATCGGCTCCTCGACCTCGCCGCCGGCGAGGTGCATCCCGTCGATGCGGGCGCGCTGCGGGAGTTCCTGGACCCGAAGCCGGTGCGGCTGTCGTGGCCTCAGGCTCCCCTTCGGGGCACACTCGAAGAACGGACACGGCGGATCGCGGGGTGGCTTGCCGGGCAGGGCACCGGCGAACGCAACGTCGGCCTGTACTGGGCGTCCTGCCGTCTCGCGGAGAACGGCGCCACCTTGGCGGAGGCGTTTCAGGCGCTCGGTCCGGTCGCGGAAGGGATCGGCTTGCCGCCGCGGGAGATCGAGCGCACGATCCGCTCCGCCTACCGCACCCCGAACAGCACGCCATCTGCATCCGCGAACAGCGCGTCGCGCTCGGTCGCGCAGCACGCTCGGGCCGGCCGAGGGCGGGTGCTCGCATGA
- a CDS encoding ArdC family protein, which yields MAARRTPEEARAAREAKLDKVREQLNAQVVKLVTGEDWKQALTFAAKFRSRSVNNSWLIFAQHQAAWEAGRVPDPMPTYVAGFRQWEQLGRQVMKGQKGYAILAPVTGKFASKNPADPMSWRKLAPKEQPKPGEVVRSRMIGAKVAYVFDISQTSGPDVPLPPSPQLLEGEAPAGLRDGLIRQVTEAGFQFLPVPHEGMIGGANGRTHFIEKWVAVRTNMDDAAQVKTLVHELAHVKLHGPDQEQARQHRGIGEVEAESVALMVGAAHGMDTSAYTIPYVSGWAMAADGKNPVQVVQSTAEGVRKVAVEILDRLDTEQIGDGTPPGLNREGPEVSAAKQSERKPPTRSSARRQPAARSARSSSLVRGL from the coding sequence ATGGCTGCGAGGAGAACCCCCGAGGAGGCGCGCGCTGCTCGGGAGGCGAAGCTCGATAAGGTGCGCGAACAGCTCAACGCGCAGGTCGTGAAGCTGGTCACCGGCGAAGACTGGAAACAAGCACTGACGTTCGCGGCGAAGTTCCGTTCCCGTTCGGTGAACAACTCGTGGTTGATCTTCGCCCAGCACCAGGCCGCCTGGGAAGCCGGCCGGGTGCCCGACCCGATGCCGACGTACGTGGCCGGGTTCCGGCAGTGGGAACAGCTTGGCCGCCAGGTCATGAAGGGCCAGAAGGGGTACGCGATCCTCGCCCCGGTCACCGGGAAGTTCGCGTCGAAAAACCCCGCTGATCCGATGTCGTGGCGCAAGCTCGCCCCAAAAGAGCAGCCGAAGCCGGGCGAAGTAGTGCGATCGCGGATGATCGGCGCGAAAGTCGCCTACGTCTTCGACATCTCCCAGACTAGCGGCCCGGACGTGCCGCTCCCGCCTTCGCCGCAGCTCCTCGAAGGCGAAGCCCCGGCTGGGCTCCGTGACGGCCTGATCCGGCAGGTGACCGAGGCCGGGTTCCAGTTCCTGCCGGTGCCACATGAGGGCATGATCGGCGGAGCGAACGGACGGACCCATTTCATCGAGAAATGGGTGGCAGTGCGGACAAACATGGACGATGCCGCCCAGGTGAAGACCCTTGTGCACGAGCTCGCGCACGTGAAGTTGCACGGCCCCGACCAGGAGCAAGCCCGCCAGCATCGCGGGATCGGCGAAGTCGAAGCCGAGTCTGTCGCACTCATGGTGGGAGCCGCACATGGGATGGACACGAGCGCTTACACGATCCCGTATGTGTCGGGGTGGGCGATGGCCGCCGACGGGAAGAACCCCGTCCAGGTGGTGCAGTCGACCGCCGAGGGCGTGCGGAAAGTCGCCGTCGAGATCCTGGATCGGCTCGACACCGAGCAAATCGGCGACGGCACCCCGCCCGGCCTCAACCGCGAGGGCCCCGAGGTCTCGGCAGCGAAGCAGTCTGAGCGTAAGCCGCCTACCCGGTCGTCGGCGCGGAGGCAGCCGGCGGCGCGGTCTGCGCGTTCCTCGTCTCTGGTGCGGGGGCTGTGA